From the genome of Azospirillaceae bacterium, one region includes:
- the pstA gene encoding phosphate ABC transporter permease PstA, translating to MTDVATSIGAAAQTPPRAVASPHMTDAAKARLRRRYRAEQRFKMFGVAAIAVAVLSLVVLLGDIVWRARGALIQTQVRLEVVLDPQALGIQAAGGTPTTAEIRLGDFERAVAQALFAALPEVTNRSERRLLQRMVSEGAGAELRNKVVSDPSLLGRTVEFWAPTRSDIDLLVKGQIDRRVPEDQRRVRDIEIQWIEKLDAQDKVRSAFNTRFFSGSNSSNPEQAGVWGAIIGSLLTLSVTAFLAVPIGVMAAVYLEEFAPKNRLTELIEVNINNLAAVPSIVFGLLGLAVLLNFMGLPRSAPLVGGIVLALMSLPVIIIATRASLRSVPPSIREAALGIGASKMQVVLHHVLPLAVPGIMTGTIIAMAHALGETAPLLMIGMNAFFTDVPSGWMSSATVLPVQVFTWAEDAQRGFLEKTSLAICVLLLFLLSMNAIAIYLRRKFERRW from the coding sequence ATGACTGACGTCGCCACCTCCATCGGTGCCGCCGCGCAGACCCCGCCGCGGGCGGTCGCCAGTCCGCACATGACCGATGCGGCGAAGGCGCGCCTTCGCCGCCGGTACCGGGCCGAGCAGCGCTTCAAGATGTTCGGCGTCGCGGCCATCGCCGTGGCGGTGCTGTCGCTGGTGGTGCTGCTGGGCGACATCGTCTGGCGGGCCCGGGGCGCCCTGATCCAGACCCAGGTGCGGCTGGAGGTCGTGCTCGACCCGCAGGCGCTGGGCATCCAGGCGGCCGGCGGGACGCCGACGACCGCGGAAATCCGGCTCGGCGACTTCGAGCGTGCGGTTGCGCAGGCGCTGTTCGCCGCCTTGCCTGAGGTGACGAACCGGTCCGAACGCAGACTGCTGCAGCGCATGGTCAGCGAAGGGGCCGGGGCGGAGTTGCGGAACAAGGTGGTGTCCGACCCGTCGCTGCTCGGCCGGACGGTCGAGTTCTGGGCGCCGACGCGGTCCGACATCGACCTGCTGGTCAAGGGCCAGATCGACCGCCGCGTGCCCGAGGATCAGCGCCGGGTGCGCGACATCGAGATCCAGTGGATCGAAAAGCTCGACGCGCAGGACAAGGTCCGGTCCGCCTTCAACACGCGCTTCTTCTCCGGCAGCAACTCCTCCAACCCCGAACAGGCCGGCGTGTGGGGCGCCATCATCGGCTCGCTGCTCACCTTGTCGGTGACCGCGTTCCTGGCCGTCCCCATCGGGGTGATGGCGGCGGTCTACCTTGAGGAGTTCGCGCCGAAGAACCGGCTGACCGAGTTGATCGAGGTCAACATCAACAATCTCGCGGCCGTGCCGTCGATCGTCTTCGGCCTGCTCGGCCTGGCCGTCCTCCTCAACTTCATGGGGCTGCCGCGGTCCGCCCCCCTGGTCGGCGGCATCGTGCTGGCATTGATGAGCCTGCCGGTGATCATCATCGCCACCCGCGCGTCGCTGCGGTCGGTCCCCCCGTCCATCCGCGAGGCGGCATTGGGGATCGGGGCGTCGAAGATGCAAGTGGTGCTGCACCATGTGCTGCCGCTCGCCGTGCCCGGCATCATGACCGGCACGATCATCGCCATGGCCCACGCCCTCGGCGAAACCGCGCCCCTGCTGATGATCGGCATGAACGCCTTCTTCACCGACGTGCCGTCGGGCTGGATGTCCTCGGCCACGGTGCTGCCGGTGCAGGTGTTCACCTGGGCCGAGGACGCCCAGCGGGGCTTCCTGGAAAAGACGTCGCTGGCCATCTGCGTTCTTCTGCTCTTCCTGCTCTCGATGAACGCGATCGCCATCTATCTCCGTAGGAAATTCGAACGCCGGTGGTGA
- the pstB gene encoding phosphate ABC transporter ATP-binding protein PstB → MTARDVHVFYGAKHALKGVDLNLAERKVTALIGPSGCGKSTFLRSLNRMNDTIENCRVEGRIELDGQDIYAKDIDVVLLRARIGMVFQKPNPFPKSIYDNIAYGPRIHGLARNKDEMDQVVETSLQRAGLWNEVKDRLRDPGTGLSGGQQQRLCIARAIAVSPEVILMDEPCSALDPIATAHIEELIDELRENFTIVIVTHNMQQAARVSQTTAFFHLGQMVEAGDTEEIFTQPRDARTQGYITGRYG, encoded by the coding sequence ATGACCGCAAGGGACGTGCATGTCTTCTACGGCGCCAAGCATGCGCTGAAGGGCGTCGACCTGAACCTTGCCGAGCGCAAGGTGACGGCGTTGATCGGGCCCTCGGGGTGCGGCAAGTCCACGTTCCTGCGGTCCTTGAACCGCATGAACGACACGATCGAGAACTGCCGCGTGGAAGGCCGGATCGAACTGGACGGCCAGGACATCTATGCCAAGGACATCGACGTGGTGCTGCTGCGCGCCCGCATCGGCATGGTGTTCCAGAAGCCGAACCCGTTCCCGAAGTCGATCTACGACAACATCGCCTACGGCCCGCGCATCCACGGTCTGGCCCGCAACAAGGACGAGATGGACCAGGTCGTCGAGACCTCGCTGCAGCGCGCCGGCCTGTGGAACGAGGTGAAGGACCGCCTGCGCGATCCCGGCACCGGCCTGTCCGGCGGCCAGCAGCAGCGGCTGTGCATTGCCCGCGCCATCGCGGTCAGCCCCGAGGTGATCCTGATGGACGAGCCGTGCTCGGCGCTCGATCCGATCGCCACCGCGCACATCGAGGAACTGATCGACGAGCTGCGCGAAAACTTCACCATCGTGATCGTGACCCACAACATGCAGCAGGCCGCCCGCGTGTCGCAGACCACGGCCTTCTTCCACCTCGGCCAGATGGTCGAGGCGGGCGACACCGAGGAGATCTTCACCCAACCGCGCGATGCGCGGACCCAGGGCTACATCACTGGCCGCTACGGTTGA
- the phoU gene encoding phosphate signaling complex protein PhoU, with translation MPEHIVKSFSAELQRLSDLITQMGGSAEAQVEAAVRAVARRDPDIAAAVVGADARVDAYETEVDAEAVRLLALRQPMAGDLREILAALKIAAELERIGDHAANIAKRAITLSKMPAAPPATAIPRMGRLVQEIVKDVLDAYIERDVAKAFAAWHRDEELDTLHTNLFHETLACMTGDPRHIAPCTHLLFIAKNLERIGDHATNVAETIHFLVVGKPLSEARPKGDTSSTAVIE, from the coding sequence ATGCCCGAGCACATCGTCAAGTCCTTCTCGGCCGAACTGCAGCGTCTGTCCGACCTGATCACCCAAATGGGCGGATCGGCGGAGGCGCAGGTCGAGGCCGCCGTCCGTGCGGTCGCGCGCCGGGATCCGGACATCGCCGCCGCGGTGGTCGGCGCCGACGCGCGGGTGGACGCCTACGAGACGGAGGTGGACGCGGAGGCGGTCCGCCTGCTGGCGTTGCGCCAGCCCATGGCCGGCGACCTGCGCGAGATCCTGGCGGCGCTGAAGATCGCGGCCGAGCTGGAGCGGATCGGGGACCACGCCGCCAACATCGCCAAGCGCGCCATCACCCTGTCCAAGATGCCCGCGGCCCCGCCGGCCACCGCCATCCCGCGCATGGGCCGGCTGGTGCAGGAGATCGTCAAGGACGTGCTCGACGCCTACATCGAACGCGACGTGGCCAAGGCGTTCGCCGCCTGGCACCGCGACGAGGAACTGGACACGCTGCACACGAACCTGTTCCACGAGACGCTCGCCTGCATGACCGGGGATCCCCGCCACATCGCGCCCTGCACGCACCTTCTGTTCATCGCCAAGAACCTGGAGCGGATCGGCGACCACGCGACGAACGTGGCGGAAACCATCCACTTCCTGGTCGTCGGCAAGCCGCTGTCGGAGGCGCGGCCCAAGGGCGACACCTCCAGCACGGCCGTCATCGAATGA
- the phoB gene encoding phosphate regulon transcriptional regulator PhoB — protein sequence MNATSKPMVLVVEDEADLLTLLRYNLEKEGFRVVTAGDGEEALLVADEQTPNLVLLDWMLPLMSGIEVCRQLRRRPRTRDVPIIMLTARGEEADRVRGLNAGADDYIAKPFSTTELLARMRAVLRRATPGIADEILQFEDLTMDLAAHRVRRNGREVHLGPTEFRLLRHFMQHPGRVFSREQLLDMVWGQDIHVELRTVDVHIRRLRKALNNDEAEEDLIRTVRSAGYALDRPG from the coding sequence ATGAACGCGACGTCCAAGCCCATGGTCCTGGTGGTCGAGGACGAGGCCGACCTCCTCACGTTGCTGCGCTACAACCTGGAGAAGGAGGGCTTCCGGGTGGTGACCGCCGGCGACGGCGAGGAAGCTCTGCTGGTCGCCGACGAGCAGACCCCCAACCTGGTGCTGCTGGACTGGATGCTGCCGCTGATGTCGGGCATCGAGGTCTGCCGGCAACTGCGCCGCCGGCCCCGGACGCGCGACGTGCCGATCATCATGCTGACCGCCCGCGGCGAGGAGGCCGACCGCGTGCGCGGGTTGAACGCGGGGGCCGACGACTACATCGCCAAGCCGTTTTCCACCACGGAACTGCTGGCGCGCATGCGCGCGGTGCTGCGGCGCGCCACGCCGGGCATCGCGGACGAGATCCTGCAATTCGAGGATCTGACCATGGATCTGGCGGCCCACCGGGTGCGCCGGAACGGCCGTGAGGTGCACCTGGGGCCGACCGAGTTCCGGCTGCTGCGCCACTTCATGCAGCATCCCGGCCGGGTGTTCTCGCGCGAGCAGCTTCTGGACATGGTCTGGGGCCAGGACATCCACGTGGAGCTGCGGACGGTGGATGTGCACATCCGCCGCCTGCGCAAGGCGCTGAACAACGACGAGGCGGAGGAGGACCTGATCCGCACCGTCCGGTCCGCCGGCTACGCCCTCGACCGGCCGGGGTGA
- a CDS encoding MaoC family dehydratase — protein sequence MREFQSVEELKAAVGQELGTGPWTEIGQATVDAFAEATGDHQWIHVDVERSRRESPFGTTVAHGFLTLALFPQAMYDLWRLVPAKGSLNYGLNRVRFPAPVRTGSRVRIRAVLKSVDTQEGGRVLCTVDGTMEIEGGAKPACSAEMLVMFLV from the coding sequence ATGCGCGAATTCCAAAGCGTCGAGGAGCTGAAGGCCGCCGTGGGCCAGGAATTGGGCACCGGCCCGTGGACCGAAATCGGCCAAGCCACGGTCGACGCCTTCGCCGAGGCGACGGGCGACCACCAATGGATCCATGTCGATGTGGAGCGATCCCGACGGGAGTCCCCCTTCGGGACCACAGTGGCCCACGGCTTCCTGACACTCGCGCTGTTTCCGCAGGCCATGTACGACCTGTGGCGCTTGGTTCCGGCCAAAGGGTCGCTGAACTACGGGCTGAACCGGGTGCGCTTCCCCGCCCCGGTCAGGACCGGCAGCCGTGTGCGCATACGGGCGGTGCTGAAGTCGGTGGACACCCAGGAGGGCGGCCGTGTGCTGTGCACGGTGGACGGCACGATGGAGATCGAGGGCGGGGCCAAACCCGCCTGCTCGGCCGAGATGCTGGTGATGTTCCTGGTGTGA
- a CDS encoding branched-chain amino acid ABC transporter substrate-binding protein produces the protein MIHRRILLALTGAAAMAMTALPTMAQNSDPVRIAFIDPLSGLLATVGESNLKHLQFAAEKVNERGGVLGGRKLEIVPFDGKASAQESVTQLRAALDQGIRIVTQGNGTSVALALIEAVDRHNQRNPGQEVIYLNNSAVDPVLTNDKCSYWHWQFDSNTTMKLTTLVRTLAKDTNVKKVFLINQDYAFGQGFSAEAKRLLKESRPDIEIVGDDFHPLGRVTDFSPYVAKIKASGAQAVFTGNWGSDLALLIRAGSETGLNVNYYTFYGHVVGAPTAIGPAGVGRVRTAVPFHDNLGHEINNPELVQLTEEFRKKYNLDFYAGYFTYMVQMLANSIEKAGGTDMKKVAAALHTAELNTPAGVMKVRQDNHQIETDFVVAVLERGVPIQAEGIGAGWKTEAKFPARDISMPTTCKMKVPS, from the coding sequence ATGATCCACAGGCGGATTCTGCTCGCGCTTACCGGCGCCGCCGCAATGGCGATGACGGCCCTGCCGACGATGGCCCAGAACAGCGACCCCGTCCGGATCGCCTTCATCGATCCGCTCTCCGGGCTTCTCGCCACGGTCGGCGAAAGCAACCTCAAGCACCTGCAGTTCGCCGCCGAGAAGGTGAACGAGCGGGGCGGCGTGCTCGGTGGCCGCAAGCTCGAGATCGTGCCGTTCGACGGCAAGGCCAGCGCCCAGGAAAGCGTGACGCAGTTGCGCGCCGCTCTGGACCAGGGCATCCGCATCGTCACCCAGGGCAACGGCACGTCCGTGGCGCTGGCCCTCATCGAGGCGGTCGACCGCCACAACCAGCGCAATCCCGGGCAGGAGGTCATCTACCTCAACAACTCGGCCGTCGACCCGGTGCTGACCAACGACAAGTGCAGCTACTGGCACTGGCAGTTCGATTCCAACACCACCATGAAGCTGACCACCCTGGTCCGCACCCTGGCCAAGGACACCAATGTGAAGAAGGTGTTCCTGATCAACCAGGACTATGCGTTCGGCCAGGGCTTCTCGGCGGAGGCCAAGCGGCTTCTGAAGGAGTCGCGCCCGGACATCGAAATCGTGGGTGACGACTTCCATCCGCTGGGCCGCGTGACCGATTTCTCGCCGTATGTGGCGAAGATCAAGGCTTCGGGCGCGCAGGCCGTGTTCACCGGCAACTGGGGCTCGGATCTGGCGCTTCTGATCCGGGCCGGCAGCGAGACCGGGCTGAACGTCAACTATTACACCTTCTACGGCCACGTGGTGGGCGCCCCGACCGCGATCGGTCCGGCGGGCGTGGGCCGGGTGCGCACGGCGGTGCCGTTCCACGACAACCTCGGTCACGAGATCAACAACCCCGAGCTGGTGCAGCTCACCGAGGAGTTCCGCAAGAAGTACAACCTCGACTTCTATGCCGGGTACTTCACCTACATGGTCCAGATGCTGGCGAATTCGATCGAAAAGGCCGGCGGAACGGACATGAAGAAGGTGGCCGCCGCCCTGCACACCGCGGAACTGAACACCCCGGCGGGCGTAATGAAGGTCCGCCAGGACAACCACCAGATCGAGACCGACTTCGTGGTCGCGGTGCTGGAACGGGGTGTGCCGATCCAGGCCGAGGGCATCGGGGCCGGCTGGAAGACAGAAGCCAAGTTCCCGGCCCGGGACATCAGCATGCCGACCACCTGCAAGATGAAGGTTCCAAGCTGA
- a CDS encoding branched-chain amino acid ABC transporter permease has translation MDGRAPQQAWKTVMELVAISLLNGVLYGMLLFMLASGLTVIFSLMGVLNFAHASFYMVGAYFAYTISRYVGFWPALFIAPVAVALFGAAVERWGLRTVHRHGHVAELLFTFGLAFVIEKVVIIVWGLVPVPYRIPAGLDVPALTLFGTDVSAYRIFMLCVSVAIFAGLYWGLVKTRIGLIVQASLTHPEMVGALGHNVPRIFTMVFAGGSALAGLAGVIGGNYLVTSPSMALQLGPIVFVVVVLGGLGSVTGALIASMLVGLVQTFAVAFDLSLADLLRNLFGVQNVRGWWIQELLELNLSRTAPVLPFLLLVLILIVRPRGILGTRET, from the coding sequence ATGGACGGCCGAGCACCGCAGCAGGCCTGGAAGACGGTCATGGAACTCGTCGCGATCTCGCTTCTGAACGGCGTGCTCTACGGCATGCTGCTGTTCATGCTGGCCAGCGGGCTGACGGTGATCTTCAGCCTCATGGGGGTGCTGAACTTCGCCCACGCCAGCTTCTACATGGTGGGCGCCTATTTCGCCTACACCATCAGCCGCTACGTCGGTTTCTGGCCGGCCCTGTTCATCGCGCCCGTGGCGGTCGCGCTGTTCGGGGCCGCGGTCGAACGCTGGGGCCTGCGCACGGTGCACCGGCACGGCCATGTGGCCGAGCTGTTGTTCACCTTCGGCTTGGCCTTCGTGATCGAGAAGGTGGTCATCATCGTCTGGGGCCTGGTCCCGGTGCCCTACCGCATCCCCGCCGGTCTCGACGTCCCGGCCCTGACCCTGTTCGGCACGGATGTGTCGGCCTACCGCATCTTCATGCTGTGCGTGTCGGTGGCGATCTTCGCCGGCCTGTACTGGGGTCTGGTGAAGACCCGCATCGGCCTGATCGTGCAGGCGTCGCTGACCCATCCGGAGATGGTCGGGGCGTTGGGCCACAATGTGCCCCGCATCTTCACGATGGTGTTCGCGGGCGGCTCGGCGCTGGCCGGCCTCGCCGGGGTGATCGGCGGCAACTATTTGGTCACCAGCCCGTCCATGGCCCTGCAACTCGGGCCCATCGTCTTCGTCGTCGTGGTGCTGGGCGGGCTGGGCTCGGTCACCGGCGCGCTGATCGCGTCCATGCTGGTCGGACTGGTGCAGACCTTCGCGGTCGCCTTCGACCTGTCGTTGGCCGACCTGCTGCGCAACCTGTTCGGCGTGCAGAACGTCCGCGGTTGGTGGATCCAGGAGCTCCTGGAGCTGAACCTGTCCCGGACGGCCCCGGTCCTGCCGTTCCTGCTGCTGGTCCTGATCCTCATCGTCCGCCCGCGCGGCATTCTGGGAACCCGCGAGACATGA
- a CDS encoding branched-chain amino acid ABC transporter permease encodes MTARHTFAGTGAASRANVAGVASYLAAWLVAAAFVLVLPLVLTSNFHISLMSQMGIAVVFALSYNMLLGQGGMLSFGHAVLFGLGAFCAIHGIRWLMDGLWALPLELIPLAGGVAGLFFGILIGAVATRRAATAFAMITLGLGELIATSAIMFKGFFGGESGVTADRMVDQRLLPFTYGPSIHVYYLIAAWMFLATLLMYLQTRTPLGRMANAVRDNPLRAQFVGYDPYMVRFFQFALSGFFAGIAGGLFAINHELVNFEAVAAGQSGLVLLMTFIGGVGHFFGPVLGAILVTLLQSTLSLVTGAWMLYFGILFVLMVMFAPGGIAGLIAMHAPAVRAGRLHTLAVPYLRALVPALMVFAGFVLFVEVNYHLSAHGGRGPVRVWWMGWEAGSPLTWIAVAVLVLGGGWWLRREARGVRAAWGEVDGYIKSGGGQ; translated from the coding sequence ATGACAGCGCGACACACCTTCGCGGGGACGGGGGCGGCGTCCCGCGCCAACGTTGCCGGCGTCGCATCCTATCTGGCGGCCTGGTTGGTGGCGGCGGCGTTCGTGCTGGTCCTGCCCCTGGTCCTGACCAGCAACTTCCACATCTCGCTGATGAGCCAGATGGGGATCGCGGTCGTCTTCGCGCTCTCCTACAACATGCTGCTGGGGCAGGGCGGGATGCTCAGTTTCGGCCATGCCGTCCTGTTCGGGTTGGGCGCCTTCTGCGCAATCCATGGCATCCGCTGGCTGATGGACGGGCTGTGGGCGCTGCCGCTGGAACTGATTCCGCTGGCCGGCGGTGTGGCGGGGCTGTTCTTCGGCATCCTGATCGGCGCCGTCGCCACCCGCCGGGCCGCCACGGCCTTCGCCATGATCACGCTGGGTCTGGGCGAGCTGATCGCCACCTCGGCGATCATGTTCAAGGGGTTCTTCGGCGGCGAAAGCGGCGTCACCGCCGACCGCATGGTCGACCAGCGGCTCCTGCCCTTCACCTACGGTCCCAGCATCCACGTCTACTACCTGATCGCGGCGTGGATGTTCCTGGCCACCCTGCTGATGTACCTGCAAACTCGCACGCCGCTCGGCCGCATGGCCAATGCCGTGCGCGACAACCCGTTGCGGGCGCAGTTCGTCGGCTACGACCCGTACATGGTGCGGTTCTTCCAGTTCGCCCTGTCCGGCTTCTTCGCCGGCATCGCGGGCGGCCTGTTCGCCATCAACCACGAGCTGGTCAACTTCGAGGCGGTGGCCGCCGGCCAATCGGGGCTGGTGCTGCTGATGACGTTCATCGGCGGGGTCGGCCACTTCTTCGGGCCGGTGCTGGGGGCCATCCTGGTGACCCTGCTGCAATCCACCCTCAGCCTCGTGACCGGCGCCTGGATGCTTTATTTCGGCATCCTGTTCGTGCTGATGGTGATGTTCGCGCCGGGCGGGATCGCCGGCCTGATCGCGATGCATGCCCCGGCCGTCCGGGCGGGACGGCTGCACACGCTGGCCGTGCCCTACCTGCGCGCGCTCGTCCCCGCGCTGATGGTGTTCGCGGGCTTCGTCCTGTTCGTCGAGGTCAACTACCACCTGTCCGCCCACGGGGGCCGCGGGCCGGTGCGGGTCTGGTGGATGGGCTGGGAGGCCGGATCGCCCCTGACCTGGATCGCCGTCGCGGTCCTCGTCCTCGGCGGCGGCTGGTGGCTGCGGCGCGAAGCCCGCGGCGTGCGCGCCGCCTGGGGCGAAGTCGATGGCTATATCAAGAGCGGGGGAGGCCAATGA